The sequence CGTAGAGCAACAGTGCATTCCAGGACATTCGCCCATCGGGGAAGAGGGCAATATTGCCGTTGTCAAACACAATGCCGCTTTCAATCAACGATAGCTTTTTGTGGCGATAGGCATGGTAGGCGATCGACAATGCCTTGCTGCGGACATCGATGTAGTCTGCCCCGATCCACATGGTTTTAAGATTGCCAAAGCGATCGCTCAAGTCTCGTCGCAGGTAATCGGCAAGCACCGGATCGCCGCCCGCCGCAATATTGAGCCAACCCTGCGCTTCGGCATCGTTAGGATTCGTAAATCGTCGGAGATACTCGTATTCAATGCGACGCAGGCGATCGATGGATAATCCTTCGGTTTCAAACACGAGGGTAACCGGAAGCTCAGATTGGGGCAGTCCTAAGGTGCCAAATCCGGGCAGTTTCCGGATTCCAGCCGCTTGGGCGAGTTCTGCGTTAACCGTTGAGTCTACAAACTGCTTGCCCACATAGGTTTCACCTTTTGTGAGCTTGATGCCCGTAATTGCTGACCCTTCTTTCAGCACCGCATCAATGGCAATCCCGCTCAAAATATCTGCACCGACGGACTCCAGCATTTGCCGCAAGGCGCGATTGGCTTTACGGGGATCGAGGGCGATTTGGGTAACTTCAGACCGCTGCAAAAATTCCTGATAGAGGGCAGAGGGTTCACCAAAGGTGGGGAGATTGTAGGTACGACGAATATCAGACGGAACTCTGCTGCGATCGAGGTAGGACAATCCGCCGCGCACAAGATGCCCGCCCACACCATTGGCCGAACTGCCTTTGAACAGGATGAGGGTTCGGGGTTTGCGGCCCGTGCGTCGTTGAAACTCGCGGGCAGCGGAAACTAGGGTTAAAATTCCAGGAACTTCATCGCCAAAACCAATGAAGTCGTAGGAGCGAGTCGATGATGGTTCAGGGGAAGGCATAGTCGTTTCTCCAAAATTAAGCCTGTCTTACTCAGATCATCAAGCTCGATGGGAGACGTTCCGTATCTTCCTCTCAAGAGTACTCGCGCGGGTAGGGCAGAGCCGGAGAATTGCCTGGTATTGTTACAAGACGCAATCCATAGCAGTTCTGAACCTGCCCGTACAAATTGGGGCGATCGCCCCAATGCCATTTCCTGATTTACTGGGCTCATACCAACTTGAACAGGAGATTGGCCAACGCAGCCCCTAGCGCCTCAACCGATTTTTGCTGCGCCTCATCTGTCATGCCGCCCTGCCCGTCGAACGCACTAGCTGCACTGGGAATGGCGCGTTGATCGGGAATCACTAGGGTTCCGATACTTTCTAGAATGGAGCGCACATGGGTCAATCCCCGGAGTCCGCCCAGTCCACCAGGGGACGTGCTCATGATGGCGGCCACTTTACCTTTGAAACAGGTCAAGGCTAGGGGTGCTTCACCCGGTTCAGCTCGTGATGCCCAGTCAATCGCATTTTTGAGCAATGGTGTGATGGAACTGTTGTATTCTGGGCAGGCTATCAAGAAGCCCTGATGGGATTTCATCAGAGCCTTAAAGTCCAGTACCGATTGCGGAAAGCCCTCACGGTCAAAGAGATCCTGATCGTACAGAGGCATGGGATAGTCTCTTAGGTCAACGTAAGTGACCTCTGCACCTGCGTTTTGGGCACCGTTTGCCGCTATTTTGACCAACTGTTTGTTGAATGATCCGGTACGCGCACTTCCAGCAAAGGCAAGGATCTTTGGAGAGGTAGACATAGAGGTTTAGGGTATCAAGTAGGGCAAGATAGAACATTTGCGACGACTCGAAATCGCATTTTGAAGCCGAACAAAGGGATTCTCCCTCTATTCGGCTTTTTGGTATTTCACATCACGGCCTGCTTAGAATCTGAAAGCCGCCTGCACGCGAGCATGGATTCTCGAAGTGAACCCTATTTTTGAATCAAATGGGCTTCCAAGAACCACAGACGCTTATCGATGGTGCGAGAGATCTCCGTGTAGAGATCCGCCGTGTCTGCGTCACCCAATTCGTCGGTTTCATCAATGGCAGTGCGGACATGCTTCGCATAAGCACCAAAGCGTTCAGCCAAGGCCGTAATATGCTCTGTACCGTCCACCGCGTCGTAGGGATATTCCGGCAGAATAGACTCGGAGGCCGCAATGCGGGCCGTTCCCATTGCCGTGCCCCCCAGGGCCGTGACCCGCTCGGCCACCATGTCTACGTATTCCTCAAGCTCGCCTGCAATTTCGTCAAATAGCTCATGGAGTTGGTAGAAGTCTTTGCCCTTAACGTTCCAGTGAGCCTGCTTGGTTTGGGTTTTGAGGTCGAGGGTTGCGGCTAGGGTTTTGTTCAAAATGGCGATGATCTGGGATCGCACCTCCGATGGAATATCAATCCGTGTGGGATAGGTGCGTTGGGCACCCATATTGATTGCTTTAGGGGTTGTTGCTGTCATGGAAAAATCCTCCTGGTAAGGCAGTGTATAGCAGTGTATAGCAGTCCTAATAAGCCGTTGGGGGAACTCCGGCATGAAATTCTCAGGGATATATCTCTTTCTGTCTGTTTACCTCTATCCCCCCATCTCAAAATGTACATAAGCGTTTTAGGGTTTCGAAGCCGTTACACTCTCATGAGCCTAATGGTATTTGCAGTGAATTTTCAATCGGCTTCAAGGTGGATATATAAATCATACTCGTTATGAGTATGATTTGCAAGCTTTAAGTATCTAGGAATGGGCGATCGCCCCTTGTGAAATCTAGCTCGATACGGTCACCGCACCCTGGCGCAGAATGTACCAATCCTGACCTGTCCACTTAGCAACCGTGGAGGGAATGCCAGAGCTGGCTGGGGTGTCCGTCGTCTCTGGGGTCTGTTCGATTTGGCGAATTACATCCAGGGGAAGGGTGAACACCTCTGGAAATGCTGCTTCAATTTCAGTCTGGGTTTGTAGGGCAGGTTCCCCAGAACGGTTGGCGCTGGTGGTGGCCAGGGGGCCAGTTTGAGCGAGGAGGTAGCGGGCGATCGCCCGATCGGGAACGCGAATGCCAATCGTTGTGGGATCAAGGGGATTCATCGACCGAGGGAGGCGATCGCTGGCAGGTAGTACCAAGGTCAATGCGCCCGGAAAGTATTGATTCATCACCCGCTGCCAAACTTCGGCTTCGGAGGGACTCCCCTGAACGTAGGGCATGAGGTCTGCGATAGACGCACCCATGAGAATCAGCGGCTTGGTTTGACTGCGCTGCTTCGCCTCATAGATCAAATGCGCAGCATCGGGACGACTCGCCAAGGCGGGAACCGTATCCGTTGGAAAACTGCCTAAATACTGGCCACTGGTAATTTTATCGACCCAGTCCTGTACTGAAACCTGCGGCATGGTCTAAATCGTTCCTTTTAACGCTTCAAGCTCCTCTTGAACGGAGGGGGGAGCATACCCTAGGGAAAACGCTTTGCTACTGTTCATCGATGTATCGGGCGATCGCGGCGCACCCGTCGGCACGCTGTTCTGACTGCAAGGGCGAATTAACGCTTGGGACAAATTAAACACCTCTACCATCTTTAGGCCAAACTCGTAGCGAGACAAGCGCTCTTGTCCCCCCAAATGCAAAAATTCTCCCCGTCCCTTTTCCAGGGCGAGGAGCAATCCCTGGGCGGCGGTGGTGTTGCTGACCGGAGTGCGGTATTCGTCGGTAAATAGATTGAGCGGTTTTCCTTCGCGTAGAGTGGCGAGAAAGGGCTGGATAAAGCTGCTGGCATGGTCTAGAACCTCACCAAACATCAGCGGCATTCGGGTGATTACCGCCTCGGGATAGACGGCAAACACCCGCTGTTCGGCTTCGGCTTTTTGCTGTCCATAGACGTTGATGGGAGAGACCGGGTCAGCTTCACTGTAGGGGGCTTGAAGACCATCAAATACAAGGTCAGTGGATGTAAAGACAAAGGGAATTTTTGATGCAGCGCAGATAGAGGCGATCGCCTGGGGAACGCGCACGTTGATCGCGTAGGTTTCTTCAGGATACTGTTCGCAAATGGCGGGACGGGCTTGGGCGGCGGTGTGAATGATGGCGTCGGGTTGCCAACGGTCGATTTGTTCGGTTAGGGCGGAGAGGTCACACAGATCCACTTGAGCAAACTCACCATGGGGAAGCGTGATCGGATGGACTGCATAGGTTCCGCACACGTCCCACCTTTGCTGCTGAGCC comes from Synechococcales cyanobacterium T60_A2020_003 and encodes:
- a CDS encoding FAD-dependent oxidoreductase; the encoded protein is MPSPEPSSTRSYDFIGFGDEVPGILTLVSAAREFQRRTGRKPRTLILFKGSSANGVGGHLVRGGLSYLDRSRVPSDIRRTYNLPTFGEPSALYQEFLQRSEVTQIALDPRKANRALRQMLESVGADILSGIAIDAVLKEGSAITGIKLTKGETYVGKQFVDSTVNAELAQAAGIRKLPGFGTLGLPQSELPVTLVFETEGLSIDRLRRIEYEYLRRFTNPNDAEAQGWLNIAAGGDPVLADYLRRDLSDRFGNLKTMWIGADYIDVRSKALSIAYHAYRHKKLSLIESGIVFDNGNIALFPDGRMSWNALLLY
- a CDS encoding NAD(P)H-dependent oxidoreductase; the encoded protein is MSTSPKILAFAGSARTGSFNKQLVKIAANGAQNAGAEVTYVDLRDYPMPLYDQDLFDREGFPQSVLDFKALMKSHQGFLIACPEYNSSITPLLKNAIDWASRAEPGEAPLALTCFKGKVAAIMSTSPGGLGGLRGLTHVRSILESIGTLVIPDQRAIPSAASAFDGQGGMTDEAQQKSVEALGAALANLLFKLV
- the dps gene encoding DNA starvation/stationary phase protection protein Dps; translated protein: MGAQRTYPTRIDIPSEVRSQIIAILNKTLAATLDLKTQTKQAHWNVKGKDFYQLHELFDEIAGELEEYVDMVAERVTALGGTAMGTARIAASESILPEYPYDAVDGTEHITALAERFGAYAKHVRTAIDETDELGDADTADLYTEISRTIDKRLWFLEAHLIQK
- a CDS encoding L-threonylcarbamoyladenylate synthase; its protein translation is MPQVSVQDWVDKITSGQYLGSFPTDTVPALASRPDAAHLIYEAKQRSQTKPLILMGASIADLMPYVQGSPSEAEVWQRVMNQYFPGALTLVLPASDRLPRSMNPLDPTTIGIRVPDRAIARYLLAQTGPLATTSANRSGEPALQTQTEIEAAFPEVFTLPLDVIRQIEQTPETTDTPASSGIPSTVAKWTGQDWYILRQGAVTVSS
- a CDS encoding NAD(P)-dependent oxidoreductase, with protein sequence MAKLLVTGASGCLGYKLCQVAQQQRWDVCGTYAVHPITLPHGEFAQVDLCDLSALTEQIDRWQPDAIIHTAAQARPAICEQYPEETYAINVRVPQAIASICAASKIPFVFTSTDLVFDGLQAPYSEADPVSPINVYGQQKAEAEQRVFAVYPEAVITRMPLMFGEVLDHASSFIQPFLATLREGKPLNLFTDEYRTPVSNTTAAQGLLLALEKGRGEFLHLGGQERLSRYEFGLKMVEVFNLSQALIRPCSQNSVPTGAPRSPDTSMNSSKAFSLGYAPPSVQEELEALKGTI